The Roseococcus microcysteis genome contains a region encoding:
- the tssF gene encoding type VI secretion system baseplate subunit TssF produces the protein MSESLLPFYNRELAALRKLAGEFAQANQKAAGRLRIATDGTVDDPHVERLLEGVAFLAGRVQQRLDDELPEITDALLELLSPHLLAPVPSMATVRLSPKRDARGPALVKRGTPIETEPVRGEVLRYLTCHDVTLWPVRIEAARLMGLPLEAPPNPRAPGASACLRITLRTTAEGLGFAETGLDRLRLHLRGSHQVAAALHELLATSCIGVALADGPHDAMPTLLDPAQLRAVGFEREEAALPWPQRAFDGHRLLTEYFAHPEKFLYLELGGLEARSLVQQGDRLEVFLYLSRAAPELERIVAAETLALHCTPIVNLFPHRCEPIAMDGTQSDWLVIPDVRRTAALELYSVESVRESRPDGRRRTVLPFQRLARDAGEEAEAAPMQWVAARGSAAAPLRGTETRLLLCDPGFNPEAPADGVLTIEGLCLNRDLPELLPFGGGQPKLRISDPAAPAEPMAECLYAPTPRLPPRLRDRGAWRLVSHLALNHLSVMGGPDAAAALREMLRLHDLRDTPETRSAIAGLVSVTAGSGLARIPGQRPGVFARGLDVALTFEAQAWNTGGLYLLAAVLERFLALQVSVNGFVRTRALLRGRANPVASWPPRSGTRVLL, from the coding sequence ATGAGCGAAAGCCTTCTCCCCTTCTACAACCGTGAACTGGCGGCGCTGCGCAAGCTGGCCGGGGAATTCGCGCAGGCGAACCAGAAGGCGGCCGGGCGGCTGCGCATCGCCACCGACGGCACGGTGGATGACCCGCATGTGGAGCGCCTGCTGGAAGGTGTCGCCTTCCTCGCCGGCCGCGTGCAGCAGCGGCTGGATGACGAGCTGCCCGAGATCACCGACGCGCTGCTGGAACTGCTCTCGCCGCATCTGCTGGCGCCGGTGCCCAGCATGGCGACGGTGCGCCTCTCGCCCAAGCGCGACGCGCGCGGCCCCGCTTTGGTGAAGCGCGGCACGCCCATCGAGACGGAGCCGGTGCGGGGCGAGGTGCTGCGCTACCTCACCTGCCATGACGTGACGCTCTGGCCCGTGCGGATCGAGGCGGCGCGGTTGATGGGCCTGCCGCTGGAGGCGCCGCCCAACCCGCGCGCGCCGGGGGCTTCGGCCTGCCTGCGCATCACGCTGCGGACCACCGCCGAGGGCTTGGGCTTCGCGGAGACGGGGCTCGACCGGCTGCGCCTGCATCTGCGCGGCAGCCACCAGGTCGCGGCCGCGCTGCACGAATTGCTGGCCACATCCTGCATCGGCGTCGCGCTGGCCGATGGCCCCCATGACGCGATGCCCACCCTGCTGGACCCCGCGCAGCTCCGCGCCGTGGGGTTCGAGCGCGAGGAGGCCGCGCTGCCCTGGCCGCAGCGCGCCTTCGACGGCCACCGGCTGCTGACCGAGTATTTCGCGCATCCGGAAAAGTTCCTCTACCTCGAACTCGGCGGGCTGGAGGCGCGCAGCCTCGTCCAGCAGGGCGACCGGCTGGAGGTCTTCCTCTATCTCAGCCGCGCCGCGCCGGAGCTGGAGCGCATCGTCGCGGCCGAGACGCTGGCGCTGCATTGCACGCCCATCGTGAACCTCTTCCCCCATCGCTGCGAGCCCATCGCGATGGACGGCACCCAGTCGGACTGGCTGGTCATCCCGGATGTGCGGCGCACGGCCGCGCTGGAGCTCTACAGCGTGGAAAGCGTGCGCGAGAGCCGCCCCGACGGCCGCCGCCGCACGGTGCTGCCCTTCCAGCGCCTGGCCCGCGACGCGGGCGAGGAGGCCGAGGCCGCGCCGATGCAATGGGTCGCCGCGCGCGGTTCCGCCGCCGCGCCGCTGCGGGGCACCGAGACACGGCTGCTGCTCTGCGACCCCGGCTTCAACCCCGAGGCCCCGGCCGATGGCGTGCTGACCATCGAGGGGCTCTGCCTCAACCGCGACCTGCCGGAGCTGCTGCCCTTCGGCGGCGGCCAGCCGAAATTGCGCATCAGCGACCCCGCCGCCCCGGCGGAGCCGATGGCGGAATGCCTCTACGCCCCCACGCCCCGGCTGCCGCCCCGCCTGCGGGACCGGGGCGCCTGGCGGCTGGTGTCGCACCTCGCCCTGAACCACCTCTCGGTGATGGGCGGGCCGGATGCGGCGGCGGCGCTGCGCGAGATGCTGCGCCTGCACGATCTGCGCGACACGCCGGAGACGCGCAGCGCCATCGCGGGCCTCGTCTCGGTCACGGCGGGCAGCGGGCTGGCGCGCATTCCGGGCCAGCGGCCGGGCGTCTTCGCGCGCGGGCTGGACGTGGCGCTGACCTTCGAGGCCCAGGCCTGGAACACCGGCGGCCTCTATCTGCTGGCGGCGGTGCTGGAACGGTTCCTGGCGCTCCAGGTCTCGGTGAACGGCTTCGTCCGCACCCGCGCCCTGCTGCGCGGGCGGGCGAACCCGGTGGCGAGCTGGCCGCCGCGCAGCGGTACGCGGGTGCTGCTGTGA
- the tssE gene encoding type VI secretion system baseplate subunit TssE, with product MSGRAPPQRLRLPLLDRLMDDRPDRLEEEPLKLSEAMDRLRLSVRRDLEALLNARRRRWPLPAQTPELALSPLGYGIPDATAGSYALPERREALALEVERMIRRFEPRLHAVKVTLREGGDELDRTLRLRVDALLHAEPISFETLIEAVSHEVRVAERG from the coding sequence ATGAGCGGCCGCGCCCCGCCCCAGCGCCTGCGCCTGCCGCTGCTGGACCGGCTGATGGATGACCGCCCCGACCGTCTCGAGGAGGAACCCCTGAAGCTGTCGGAAGCCATGGACCGGCTGCGACTTTCCGTCCGGCGGGATTTGGAGGCGCTGCTCAACGCGCGCCGCCGCCGCTGGCCGCTGCCGGCCCAGACGCCCGAGCTCGCGCTCTCGCCGCTCGGCTACGGCATCCCGGACGCGACGGCGGGCAGCTACGCCCTGCCGGAGCGGCGCGAGGCGCTGGCGCTGGAGGTGGAGCGCATGATCCGCCGTTTCGAACCGCGCCTGCACGCGGTGAAGGTGACGCTGCGCGAGGGCGGTGATGAGCTGGACCGCACGCTGCGCCTGCGCGTGGACGCGCTGCTGCACGCCGAGCCCATCAGCTTCGAGACGCTGATCGAGGCCGTCAGCCACGAGGTCCGGGTGGCCGAGCGCGGATGA
- a CDS encoding type VI secretion system accessory protein TagJ, with translation MASAGEAFKAGDLAAAIAAQQAVVKSAPRDSGARWFLAELLLFAGEAERADRMLDAAVLEEPSPAVLEFRKLLRAEVIRQQVWGEGRAPQFSGEDATPAQTAAIRAAVLARAGETERAEEAALAAEDSRPATPGTATLADGTTLDFEDFRDADDLMAPMVEVLTTGGDHILVPVERIESLEFETPRRPRDLAWRRTTITLRDGTEGVVYMPAIYPGAAAREDALRLGRATEWTEGPGPVRGQGQRLFLVGEEAVALADLATLRFAAPG, from the coding sequence ATGGCATCGGCGGGCGAGGCATTCAAGGCAGGCGATCTGGCGGCGGCCATCGCGGCGCAGCAGGCGGTGGTGAAATCCGCCCCGCGCGATTCCGGCGCGCGCTGGTTCCTGGCGGAATTGCTGCTCTTCGCCGGCGAGGCCGAGCGCGCGGACCGCATGCTGGACGCGGCGGTACTGGAGGAGCCCTCGCCCGCCGTGCTGGAATTCCGCAAGCTGCTGCGGGCCGAGGTCATCCGCCAGCAGGTCTGGGGCGAGGGCCGCGCGCCGCAATTCTCGGGCGAGGACGCGACGCCCGCGCAGACCGCCGCGATCCGCGCCGCCGTGCTGGCCCGCGCGGGCGAGACGGAACGCGCGGAGGAAGCCGCGCTGGCCGCCGAGGACAGCCGCCCCGCCACCCCCGGCACCGCCACGCTGGCCGACGGCACCACGCTGGACTTCGAGGATTTCCGCGATGCCGATGACCTGATGGCCCCCATGGTCGAGGTGCTCACCACCGGCGGCGACCACATCCTGGTGCCGGTGGAGCGCATCGAGAGCCTGGAATTCGAAACCCCCCGCCGCCCGCGGGATCTCGCCTGGCGCCGCACCACCATCACGCTCCGCGACGGCACGGAGGGCGTGGTCTACATGCCCGCCATCTATCCGGGGGCGGCCGCGCGGGAGGATGCGCTGCGCCTGGGCCGCGCCACCGAATGGACGGAAGGCCCCGGCCCCGTGCGCGGCCAGGGCCAGCGCCTCTTCCTGGTGGGCGAGGAGGCCGTGGCGCTGGCCGACCTCGCCACGCTGCGCTTCGCCGCGCCGGGATGA
- the tssC gene encoding type VI secretion system contractile sheath large subunit: MNHGGALRGPVLGGRFFGHAAPEAALLAAFLAEDDPAALLRAWFGTEALREAAARPDRAARLMEALDRDIVALDAAISRQLDRVLHAPRLTRLEGSWRGLRWLVDGFAQDRLVKIRLLPVRWRDVARDLERAVEFDRSALFRLVYEEEFGTPGGEPFGMIVADYEIRGGPAPGQEVDDITVLAQLAGIAAAAFCPFVLPASPALLGLDDFHDASPTLNILDALRTPERARWRSLAAREDTRFLAILLPRTLGRPLWRDDGSRDDRFRYREHAKGAAQRVWTTPVYAMAAVAARAFARYRWPAEIRGAEPGWDAMGGVVETLPHERFRADPPGPPPRPPLELSLTDEQERQAAEAEMVALCGLEALPEASFGAVPTLHRPPRMTSEVANANQRLSSQLNSVLCVSRFAHIVKLMGRDMVGSFASAEDVEFRLQTWLSKHISGLAGGGDAAARYPLRDARVEVRERPGRPGSYGCTILLQPHYQLDEVGASFRLVTELAAPRQAA; this comes from the coding sequence GTGAACCACGGGGGCGCGCTGCGCGGGCCGGTGCTGGGCGGCCGCTTCTTCGGCCATGCCGCGCCCGAGGCCGCGCTGCTCGCGGCCTTCCTGGCGGAGGACGACCCCGCCGCCCTGCTGCGCGCCTGGTTCGGCACGGAGGCGCTGCGCGAGGCGGCGGCCCGGCCCGACCGCGCCGCGCGGCTGATGGAGGCGCTGGACCGCGACATCGTGGCGCTGGATGCTGCCATATCCCGCCAGCTCGACCGCGTGCTGCACGCGCCGCGCCTCACCCGGCTGGAGGGCTCCTGGCGCGGGCTGCGCTGGCTGGTGGATGGTTTCGCGCAGGACCGCCTGGTGAAGATCCGCCTGTTGCCGGTGCGCTGGCGCGACGTGGCGCGCGACCTGGAACGCGCGGTGGAGTTCGACCGCTCCGCCCTGTTCCGCCTCGTCTATGAGGAGGAGTTCGGCACCCCGGGCGGCGAGCCCTTCGGCATGATCGTGGCCGATTACGAAATCCGCGGCGGGCCGGCGCCCGGGCAGGAGGTGGATGACATCACCGTGCTGGCGCAGCTGGCCGGCATCGCCGCCGCCGCCTTCTGCCCCTTCGTGCTGCCGGCCTCGCCCGCGCTGCTGGGCCTCGATGATTTCCACGACGCCTCGCCCACGCTGAACATCCTGGACGCGCTGCGCACGCCCGAGCGCGCGCGCTGGCGCAGCCTGGCCGCGCGGGAGGACACGCGCTTCCTCGCCATTCTGTTGCCGCGCACGCTGGGCCGGCCGCTCTGGCGCGACGATGGCAGTAGGGATGACCGTTTCCGCTACCGCGAGCACGCAAAGGGGGCCGCGCAGCGCGTCTGGACCACGCCCGTCTATGCCATGGCCGCGGTCGCCGCCCGCGCCTTCGCGCGCTACCGCTGGCCCGCCGAGATCCGCGGCGCCGAGCCCGGCTGGGACGCCATGGGCGGCGTGGTGGAGACGCTGCCGCATGAGCGCTTCCGCGCCGACCCGCCCGGCCCTCCCCCCCGCCCGCCACTGGAACTGAGCCTGACCGACGAACAGGAACGCCAGGCGGCCGAGGCCGAGATGGTGGCGCTCTGCGGCCTGGAAGCCCTGCCCGAGGCGAGCTTCGGCGCCGTCCCCACCCTGCACCGCCCGCCGCGCATGACGAGCGAGGTGGCCAATGCCAACCAGCGGCTCTCATCGCAGCTCAACAGCGTGCTCTGCGTCTCGCGCTTCGCGCATATCGTGAAGCTGATGGGGCGCGACATGGTGGGCAGCTTCGCCTCGGCCGAAGATGTGGAATTCCGCCTGCAGACCTGGCTCAGCAAGCATATCAGCGGCCTGGCCGGCGGCGGCGACGCGGCCGCGCGCTATCCGCTGCGCGACGCGCGGGTGGAGGTGCGCGAGCGCCCAGGCCGCCCCGGCAGCTATGGCTGCACCATCCTATTGCAGCCACACTACCAGCTGGACGAGGTGGGGGCCTCCTTCCGCCTGGTCACGGAACTCGCGGCGCCACGGCAGGCCGCCTGA
- the tssC gene encoding type VI secretion system contractile sheath large subunit, with product MSGTESAPAGAAATTTTEDGPSLLDQVLGATRQTERDRAQELIKALTEEALKGTVTYSRNLTQTFNRAIAEIDRKLSQQLNAIMHHEKFTKLEGSWRGLHHLVMNSETGTSLKIRLLQASKRELNRDLTRAVEFDQSGLFKKIYENEFGTPGGEPYGALIGDYEWTNHPDDVETLRLMSNVAAAGFSPFISAAGPGMFGFNDYRELSRPRDLSKIFETAEYAKWRSFRDTEDSRFVTLVLPRVIARLPYGANTKPIDEFAYEEAPFNPDGTAKAMEHHEYCWMNAAYVHAARLTDAFAQYGWCTAIRGAEGGGKVTNLPAHVFTSDDGDLDTKCPTEIGITDRREAELSNNGFLPLCHYKNTDYSVFFGAQTVQKPKKYDRPEATANAAISARLPYIMATSRFAHFLKVMARDKIGSFMEASDVEAWLNRWIQNYVNPMEGAGQESRAKYPLREAKVEVKEIPGRPGSYNAVAYMRPWLQMEELTTSMRMVARIPQKS from the coding sequence ATGAGCGGAACCGAAAGCGCGCCCGCCGGCGCCGCCGCGACCACCACCACGGAAGACGGCCCCTCGCTGCTCGACCAGGTGCTGGGTGCCACCCGCCAGACCGAGCGCGACCGCGCGCAGGAACTCATCAAGGCGCTGACCGAGGAGGCGCTGAAGGGCACCGTCACCTACAGCCGCAACCTGACGCAGACCTTCAACCGCGCCATCGCCGAGATTGACCGCAAGCTGTCGCAGCAGCTCAACGCGATCATGCATCATGAGAAATTCACGAAGCTGGAGGGCTCCTGGCGGGGGCTGCACCACCTCGTGATGAACAGCGAGACGGGCACCAGCCTCAAGATCCGCCTGCTCCAGGCGAGCAAGCGCGAGCTGAACCGCGACCTGACGCGGGCGGTGGAGTTCGACCAGTCCGGCCTGTTCAAGAAGATCTACGAGAACGAGTTCGGCACCCCGGGCGGCGAGCCCTATGGCGCGCTGATCGGCGACTATGAGTGGACCAACCACCCGGACGACGTCGAGACGCTGCGCCTGATGTCCAACGTGGCGGCGGCGGGCTTCTCGCCCTTCATCTCGGCGGCCGGGCCGGGCATGTTCGGCTTCAACGACTACCGCGAGCTGTCCCGCCCGCGCGACCTGTCCAAGATCTTCGAGACGGCGGAATACGCGAAGTGGCGCAGCTTCCGCGACACCGAGGACAGCCGCTTCGTGACGCTGGTGCTGCCGCGCGTCATCGCGCGCCTGCCCTATGGCGCGAACACCAAGCCGATTGACGAATTCGCCTATGAGGAGGCGCCGTTCAACCCGGACGGCACCGCGAAGGCGATGGAGCACCACGAGTATTGCTGGATGAACGCGGCCTATGTGCATGCCGCGCGCCTGACCGACGCCTTCGCCCAATATGGCTGGTGCACCGCCATCCGCGGCGCCGAGGGCGGCGGCAAGGTGACGAACCTGCCGGCGCACGTCTTCACCTCCGACGATGGCGACCTCGACACCAAATGCCCGACCGAGATCGGCATCACGGACCGGCGCGAGGCGGAGCTGTCCAACAACGGCTTCCTGCCGCTGTGCCACTACAAGAACACCGATTACAGCGTGTTCTTCGGCGCGCAGACGGTGCAGAAGCCCAAGAAGTATGACCGGCCGGAGGCGACCGCGAACGCCGCCATCTCCGCCCGCCTGCCCTACATCATGGCCACCAGCCGCTTCGCGCATTTCCTCAAGGTGATGGCGCGCGACAAGATCGGCAGCTTCATGGAGGCGAGCGACGTCGAGGCCTGGCTGAACCGCTGGATCCAGAACTACGTGAACCCGATGGAGGGTGCGGGCCAGGAATCGCGCGCCAAATATCCGCTGCGCGAGGCCAAGGTGGAGGTGAAGGAGATCCCGGGCCGCCCGGGTTCCTACAACGCCGTCGCCTACATGCGGCCCTGGCTGCAGATGGAGGAACTCACCACCTCCATGCGGATGGTCGCGCGCATCCCGCAGAAGAGCTGA
- the tssB gene encoding type VI secretion system contractile sheath small subunit: MSGSVHDKLNRVRKPRVHITYEVETEGAAIERELPFIVGVMGDFAGDPTEPLKPLAERKFTQIDRDNFNDVMARIAPGLNMKVENTLAGDGSEMAVNLKFKSIEDFEPARVAEQVPALKALMETRAKLRDMMSKVDNSQQLEELLDEVLQDDAKLKALSAQLGLDKQEG, translated from the coding sequence ATGTCAGGCTCCGTTCACGACAAGCTGAACCGCGTGCGCAAGCCGCGCGTCCACATCACCTATGAGGTCGAGACCGAGGGCGCCGCGATCGAGCGCGAGCTGCCCTTCATCGTCGGCGTCATGGGCGATTTCGCCGGCGACCCGACGGAGCCGCTGAAGCCGCTCGCCGAACGCAAGTTCACCCAGATCGACCGCGACAACTTCAACGATGTGATGGCGCGCATCGCGCCCGGCCTGAACATGAAGGTCGAGAACACGCTGGCCGGCGACGGCAGCGAGATGGCCGTGAATCTCAAGTTCAAGTCCATCGAGGATTTCGAGCCCGCCCGCGTGGCCGAGCAGGTGCCCGCGCTGAAGGCGCTGATGGAGACCCGCGCCAAGCTGCGCGACATGATGAGCAAGGTGGACAACTCGCAGCAGCTGGAAGAGCTGCTTGACGAGGTGCTGCAGGACGATGCGAAGCTGAAGGCGCTCTCCGCCCAGCTCGGCCTCGACAAGCAGGAGGGCTGA
- the tssA gene encoding type VI secretion system protein TssA, with protein sequence MSEDVVDVAALVAPLGSGDGAGEFLRDDKSAASLYYRLRDAVSGARDEDRARDSEEGSEGAVSEGWRQVRKLGVEALTDRTKDFEVAAMLTEALVRLEGLRGLTAGAKVLTGLLEQHWEAGHPLPDEDGLDGRSYPLGGLDGGDRDGTVMQPLRRVVLFERPGGGPLTLHQYEAATETAGIADEERRERRYAQGVLPLDTIETEAKFRRDALLALVAQVEAARAAWQAYAEQADARFGVEAPSTRRVSGVLERIAEVARRLLGPAAEVAEPVAAEAAAAMPGVAAAAGPAPAMGFAVPPGAVASREQALEMLEKISEFFQKTEPHSFLAYTLADAARRGRMTLPQLLEEVLQDETARTAMLTALGIRPTPPE encoded by the coding sequence ATGAGCGAGGACGTCGTGGATGTGGCGGCGCTGGTGGCGCCGCTGGGCAGCGGGGATGGCGCGGGGGAATTCCTGCGCGACGACAAGTCCGCCGCCTCGCTCTACTACCGGCTGCGTGACGCCGTCTCCGGCGCGCGCGACGAGGACCGCGCGCGTGACAGCGAGGAGGGTTCGGAAGGCGCCGTCTCAGAGGGTTGGCGCCAGGTCCGCAAGCTGGGCGTGGAGGCGCTGACCGACCGCACCAAGGATTTCGAGGTGGCGGCCATGCTGACCGAGGCGCTGGTGCGCCTGGAAGGGCTGCGCGGCCTGACCGCCGGCGCCAAGGTGCTGACGGGGTTGCTGGAGCAGCACTGGGAGGCCGGCCACCCCCTGCCGGACGAGGACGGGCTGGACGGACGTTCCTACCCGCTGGGCGGGCTGGATGGCGGCGACCGCGACGGCACGGTGATGCAGCCCTTGCGGCGGGTGGTGCTGTTCGAACGCCCGGGCGGCGGCCCGTTGACCCTGCACCAGTATGAGGCCGCGACCGAGACCGCCGGCATCGCCGACGAGGAGCGGCGGGAGCGGCGCTACGCCCAGGGCGTGCTGCCGCTGGACACCATCGAGACCGAGGCGAAGTTCCGCCGCGACGCGCTGTTGGCGCTGGTGGCGCAGGTGGAGGCGGCGCGGGCCGCCTGGCAGGCCTATGCCGAGCAGGCGGATGCGCGCTTCGGCGTGGAGGCGCCCTCCACCCGCCGCGTCAGCGGGGTTCTGGAGCGCATCGCGGAGGTGGCGCGGCGGCTGCTGGGCCCGGCGGCGGAGGTGGCGGAACCGGTCGCGGCCGAGGCGGCAGCGGCCATGCCCGGCGTCGCGGCCGCGGCCGGGCCGGCGCCGGCCATGGGCTTCGCCGTGCCGCCCGGCGCCGTGGCCTCGCGCGAGCAGGCGCTGGAGATGCTGGAGAAGATCTCGGAGTTCTTCCAGAAGACGGAGCCGCATTCCTTCCTGGCCTACACCCTGGCCGACGCCGCGCGGCGCGGGCGCATGACGCTGCCCCAGCTGCTGGAGGAGGTGTTGCAGGACGAGACGGCGCGGACGGCCATGCTGACCGCCCTGGGCATCCGCCCCACCCCGCCGGAGTAG
- the tssH gene encoding type VI secretion system ATPase TssH, with product MVAIDLKSLVARLTDVARRQFEAALGLTVARTHYNVEAEHVLLKLVEAPGSDVTAILKDAGVEAGAVLAELTRALDKMRTGNGRAPGLSPDIVAWLREAWLITSLEANQGRIRSGHMLAALLADEGLARNVRDSAPSLLKIAPDSLRKNLDAITKGSEEAGQAGAPAPGAAATPTEGAPRAGGPLEQFCTDLTAQAKAGKIDPILGRDSEIRQMVDILTRRRQNNPILTGEAGVGKTAVVEGLALRIAQGDVPEALAKVRVMSLDLGMLQAGAGVKGEFENRLKGVIDAAKSSPQPVVMFIDEAHTLIGAGGAAGQNDAANLLKPALARGEMRCIAATTWAEYKKYFEKDAALTRRFQVVKVEEPTLPLANAMLRGLVATLEKHHGVRILDEAVTETVRLSARYIPARQLPDKGVSLLDTACARVAMSQAAIPAAIEDRTRRLALIATELSALGRETATGGDHAKRIAALTEEQGEVETELEALKTRWEQEKALVTRIRELREGLETPAEGHDTEAARAELAKVTEELHALQGEEPLVHPVVDGQAVAEVVATWTGIPLGRMAGDEIKSVLTLQDQLMRRVVGQDHALAAIAEAIRTNRAGLADPRKPIGVFLMAGTSGVGKTETALALADLLYGGEQNLTTINMSEFKEEHKVATLMGSPPGYVGYGEGGVLTEAVRRRPYSVILLDEMEKAHPGVQDVFYQVFDKGNMKDGEGRDIDFKNCVIIMTSNAGTDTIAKLCADPDTAPEPEQLVEALRPDLLKVFKPAFLGRCNVVIYYPLADHVLKQIVGLKLASIGKRVRESYGVAFEVDEAVPLAIVERCREVESGARNIENILNRTLLPQLSAGILARLAEGQPISRVAVGLGADGSFSYNLD from the coding sequence ATGGTGGCCATTGACCTGAAATCCCTCGTTGCGCGGCTGACCGATGTCGCGCGGCGCCAGTTCGAGGCGGCGCTGGGCCTGACCGTGGCCCGCACCCACTACAATGTCGAAGCCGAGCATGTGCTGCTCAAGCTGGTCGAGGCGCCGGGCAGCGACGTCACCGCCATCCTGAAGGATGCGGGGGTGGAGGCGGGCGCGGTGCTGGCCGAGCTGACGCGCGCGCTGGACAAGATGCGCACCGGCAATGGCCGCGCGCCCGGCCTTTCGCCCGACATCGTGGCCTGGCTGCGCGAGGCCTGGCTCATCACCAGCCTGGAGGCGAACCAGGGCCGCATCCGCAGCGGCCACATGCTGGCCGCGCTGCTGGCCGATGAGGGGCTGGCGCGCAACGTGAGGGACAGCGCGCCCAGCCTGCTGAAGATCGCCCCCGATTCGCTGCGGAAGAACCTCGACGCCATCACCAAGGGCAGCGAGGAGGCGGGCCAGGCCGGCGCCCCCGCGCCCGGTGCCGCCGCCACGCCCACCGAGGGCGCGCCCCGCGCCGGCGGGCCGCTGGAGCAGTTCTGCACGGACCTCACGGCCCAGGCGAAGGCCGGCAAGATCGACCCGATCCTCGGCCGCGATTCCGAAATCCGGCAGATGGTGGACATCCTCACCCGCCGCCGACAGAACAACCCGATCCTCACCGGCGAGGCGGGCGTGGGGAAGACCGCGGTGGTGGAAGGCCTGGCGCTGCGCATCGCCCAGGGCGACGTGCCGGAGGCGCTGGCGAAGGTGCGGGTCATGTCGCTCGACCTCGGCATGTTGCAGGCGGGCGCCGGCGTGAAGGGCGAGTTCGAGAACCGCCTGAAGGGCGTCATTGATGCCGCCAAATCCTCGCCCCAGCCGGTCGTCATGTTCATTGACGAGGCCCACACGCTGATCGGCGCGGGCGGGGCCGCCGGCCAGAACGACGCGGCGAACCTGCTGAAGCCCGCGCTGGCCCGTGGCGAGATGCGCTGCATCGCCGCCACCACCTGGGCCGAATACAAGAAGTATTTCGAAAAGGACGCCGCGCTGACCCGCCGCTTCCAGGTGGTGAAGGTGGAGGAACCCACCCTGCCGCTGGCGAACGCCATGCTGCGCGGCCTCGTCGCCACGCTGGAGAAGCATCACGGCGTCCGCATCCTGGACGAGGCGGTGACGGAGACGGTGCGGCTTTCCGCCCGCTACATCCCGGCCCGCCAGCTTCCGGACAAGGGCGTCTCCCTGCTGGACACCGCCTGCGCGCGGGTGGCGATGAGCCAGGCCGCCATTCCCGCCGCCATCGAGGACCGCACGCGGCGCCTCGCGCTGATCGCCACGGAGTTGTCGGCGCTGGGGCGCGAGACGGCGACCGGCGGCGACCACGCGAAGCGCATCGCGGCGCTGACCGAGGAACAGGGCGAGGTCGAGACGGAACTGGAAGCGCTGAAGACGCGCTGGGAGCAGGAGAAGGCCCTCGTCACCCGCATCCGCGAATTGCGCGAGGGGTTGGAAACCCCGGCCGAGGGCCACGACACCGAGGCCGCCCGCGCCGAACTCGCGAAGGTGACCGAGGAGCTCCACGCCCTGCAGGGCGAGGAGCCGCTGGTCCACCCCGTGGTGGACGGCCAGGCGGTGGCGGAGGTGGTGGCGACCTGGACCGGCATCCCGCTCGGCCGCATGGCGGGCGACGAGATCAAGTCCGTGCTGACCTTGCAGGACCAGCTGATGCGGCGCGTCGTGGGCCAGGACCACGCGCTGGCCGCCATCGCCGAGGCCATCCGCACCAACCGCGCGGGCCTGGCCGATCCGCGCAAGCCCATCGGCGTCTTCCTGATGGCCGGCACCTCGGGCGTGGGCAAGACCGAGACGGCGCTGGCGCTCGCGGACCTGCTCTATGGCGGTGAGCAGAACCTCACCACCATCAACATGAGCGAGTTCAAGGAGGAGCATAAGGTCGCCACCCTCATGGGCAGCCCGCCCGGCTATGTGGGCTATGGCGAGGGCGGCGTGCTGACCGAGGCCGTGCGGCGGCGCCCCTACAGCGTGATCCTGCTGGACGAGATGGAGAAGGCCCACCCGGGCGTGCAGGACGTGTTCTACCAGGTCTTCGACAAGGGGAACATGAAGGACGGCGAAGGCCGCGACATCGACTTCAAGAACTGCGTCATCATCATGACGTCCAACGCCGGCACGGACACCATCGCGAAGCTCTGCGCCGACCCCGACACGGCGCCGGAGCCCGAGCAATTGGTGGAGGCGCTGCGCCCCGATTTGCTGAAGGTGTTCAAGCCCGCCTTCCTCGGCCGCTGCAACGTGGTCATCTACTACCCGTTGGCCGACCATGTGCTGAAGCAGATCGTGGGCCTCAAGCTCGCCAGTATCGGCAAGCGGGTGCGCGAAAGCTACGGCGTGGCCTTTGAAGTGGATGAGGCCGTGCCACTGGCCATCGTGGAGCGTTGCCGCGAAGTCGAGAGCGGCGCACGCAACATCGAGAATATCCTCAATCGTACATTGCTTCCCCAATTGTCGGCCGGCATTCTCGCGCGTCTGGCTGAGGGGCAGCCCATTTCCCGTGTCGCGGTCGGGCTGGGGGCGGATGGCAGTTTCAGCTACAACCTGGACTAG